The Faecalibacter bovis genome includes the window CAGTTACGAACCAGTTGTTTTTACGAATATCTGTACTTGGTAAAGCATCATAGAAACGTTTGTCAATTCCTTTGTATACTTGTAATAAACCAGCGTAACCGTCGTTTAAGTTACCAATGTTAGAGAAGAAAGATGCGTACGATGTAGAAGTAGATCCATCGATATCACCTCCCCACATCCACTCTGGATTAGAAATATCATCAAATCCGTCTTTTAATTGAGCTTCGTTCATTGGTGCGTAACCTTGACGTGCAGCGTTTGCGTATTGTGCAGCAGCAGCATTGTTACCTGTTGTTAAGTATAATCTTGATAAGAAACCTGCAACAACGTTTTTAGAAATCATTTGCTTATTAGCTGGAGTATAGTTTTGTAATAACTCGTAAGCTTCTAATAAATCATTCTCGATGTTTTGGTAAACTACGTTTGTAGGTACACGGTTAGTATCGTATAATTCTTGGCTGTAGTAAGGAATACCTAAATCTCCGTTACCGTATAAACGAATTAAATCTAAATATGCCTGTGCACGCATAGCTAATGCTCTACCTTTTATTTGTAATACTGATTCATCATTAGCATCCGCAGGGATTAATGATAAAACGTTATTCATATTATAAATTACTTTATAATTGTATTTCCAAACCATTAAGTTTCTTGAGTTTGATTCTTGTCTTGCTACATACATGTAGTAAGAGTTGAACCAGTGTGAAGCTGTAGCAACGAAATCGTTTGTCATGTGGTCTAAACCTAATTTAACTGACATGTAACCGAAATCATCGTGAGCAGCAGCACCGTTTGTATTAAATTGAATTAAATACTTATTGTTACCAGATTCAGCACCTTCAACAATTGTTAAAGCTTTCTCTGGGAAATTTTTAATTACGTCTGATAATTGATCAGCAGAAACTGTTCCTTGAGCATCTTTATCTAAGAAATCGTCTGAACAGCTAACAAATAAAGCTGCTGATAAAATTGTTAAGATATATTTTTTCATAATTATTTTCTTTAAAAATGTTAGAATGCAAAGTTTACACCTGCAGAAATTGTTCTAATAGGAGAATACGTTGTATCAGAAATACCTGTATAACTCATTCTTGGATCGTATCCTTTACGTTTAGACCAAACCCAAACATTATCAGCTAAAGCATAAACTCTTAAAGCTGTTAATCCTAAATTATCAACTAATCCTTTTTTGAATGTATATCCTAAAGATATATTTTGTAAAGAAATATAATCAGATTTAATTAATCCTAAAGTAGAAGTGCTGTAGTATTGTTTAGCATTATCTGCTATAACTACTGGTAATGCAGCATTTCTATTTTCACTTGTCCATGTATTTGCATAATCATTGTGGAAAGTTTCACCACGACCACCGTCAAATAATGTCATGTATTGAGAATCGTAACCCCAACCACCTGCTTGGTAAGCGAAGTTAACTCCGAAATCAAGTCCTTTGTAATCCATGTTTAAACCGAATCCTCCGTAAACTTTAGCAACAGCATTTTTACCAATGAATTGTAATGTAGCTTCTGCGTGGTTTTCAGTGATTGTTTTCTCACCTGTAGTAGCATCAACTTTGTAGAATTGTGCAGCTCCAGTTTCTTGGTTTACTCCAGCATATTCTCTTAAGTACCAGCTGTACATAGACTCACCTTCTCTTAATAAGTAACTTCCTGAAACTACGTTGTTTTCTGGTAATTTAGTAATTTCATTTGTTAATGTAGTTACGTTAGCAAAAACACCTAATCTGAAATCTTTAGTTCTAATTACATCAGCATTAACTGTAACTTCGAAACCTCTGTTTTCCATGTCACCAATATTTTCTGGGTAAGATGAGAATCCTTCAGAAACATTTAATGGTCTCATGTATAACATATCTTGAGATTTTCTTAAGAAATACTCAGCATCAACTGTAACACGGCTGTTGAATAAAGCTAATTCAATACCAGCATTTAAGTTTGCGTTAGTTTCCCAAGTGATGTCTTTGTTTCCTTTAAACGTTTGGTTGTAAGAAATTGCAGTTTCACCAGCGTTAGTAGTTTGAACGATAGTATATAAATCCTTGTATGGGAAGTTATATCCTAAGTTATCATTTCCTTGTTCACCGTAAGATGCTTTTAATTTTAATTCGTTAATTACTTTCGAATTTTTTAAGAAAGCTTCTTGAGAAACACGCCATGCAGCACCAACTCCAAAGAAGTTACCCCATCTGTTATCTGGGTGGAAACGAGATGATCCATCACGACGAACATTCGCGTTGATGTAGTATTTGTTTCCGTAATCATAGTTAAAACGAGCGAAGAAACCTTCAGTTGCGTAAGGAGTACCGTTTCCTGTAGCATCACGTAATAACGCGTAGTGGTTTAAATATGGGCTATCAACTAATAAACCATTAGTAGAGTGCGCTTCTAAAAAGTCCACTTGGCGATCCATAGTTTCGTGTCCTAATAAAACATCGAAATTGTGATCGTTAATTCTTTTCTTATATGTTAATAACTGTTGTTGCGTAATAGAATAAGTGTTTTGCATAGAATTATATACACGCCCATTAACACCAACAGCATCTCCGTATAATGATGTATCTAAACTTTTCCAATCATTATTTGCAAACTCACCTGTTACAGAATAAGTAAAATCTAATCCTTCTAAGATATTAAATGTAGCATAAGTATTAGCAAAAACTTGGTTTACTCTACTTTTCTTAACATCATAAAGTGCAGTTGCATAAGGATTTTGCATACCTCCGTAAGGTCTTACGAATGGTGAGTAAACTCCTGTACCATCATCATAAGCTCTATCTCCGTTTGAAGTATAAACAGCATTTCCTTGTGCATCGTATGCATATAATGGATAAATTGGAGCGATGTTTCTAGTCCATTGGAATGGATTAGAGTAAGAAGTACCACCATCAAAACCATCAGGCATATTTCTTAATAATAAAGTATAAGCTAAGTTACCTCCTACTTTAATTCTATCTCCAATTTTGTTATCAACTTTTAAACGTCCTGTAAATTTCTCGAAAGTAGAATTTACCATGTAAGTATCATTCTTTTCGTAACCTACAGAGAAGAAGTAAGATGTATCATCTGTTGCTCCATTTGCACTAAAGTAAGTGTTTGTGTAGAAACCTCCATCTTTGAACATGAAATCTGCCCAATCTTCTTGGTATAAAATAGATGCATTAGAATTGAACTTACCATCAGCACCAATAATTGCGTTGTTAGCAACATTAGTTACATTGTAAGCTAATCCGTTAGATCCTGTAATTAAATTGTTTGATGCGAATGTGTGAGCATCAGCTTCTGAAGAACCATTGTGAATACTTGTGTTTTTAAGCATTCTGTGGTAATCCTCGTAGTAACCAGCAGCATTTTTAGAAATGTTGTATTCTGGAACACCACGCATTGCAACACCTGATTTTAAATCTAAAGTATAACGAGTTTTACCTTTTACACCTTTTTTAGTTGTAATGATAATAACCCCGTTAGCTCCACGATTTCCGTATAATGCAGCAGCAGAAGCGTCTTTTAAGAAAGAGATAGATTCAATATCTTGGTTATTAATACCTGATACATCTCCGTTGAATGGAACACCATCTACAACGTATAACGGAGCAGATGAACCATTGATAGATCCAATACCTCTGAAACGTACATTAGGTGCAGTTCCTGGTAAACCATTGTTAGAAACAATTTGAACCCCAGCAATTTTACCTGTCATACCTTGTACAACGTTACCAGAAGTAACTTTCGCTAATTCTTCTGATTTTACTTCACCTACAGAACCTGTTAAAGATTCTTTCGTTTGAGTACCATATGCTGTAACGATTACTTCTTGTAATGTTACGTCTTCTTCTGCGTATTTTACAACACCTAAGTTGTTAGATGTTACAGTAAATTCTTTACCGTTAATGATTAAAACGTCACCGATTTTAGCATCGATATCGAATTTTCCGTTTTCATCTGTGTAAGCAACTTTGTCAGTTCCTTTAACGACAACCTCTGCGTCCATTTCTGGAAAATTATTCGCGTCGTTAACCACACCTGTCACCTGAGCCATTGCTAAACCTCCTAATCCTAGGAAAGCAACAAAGCTAAGGGAAGTTAATGTTCTCCTCATAGTCTAATTTTTATAACACTTTGGACAAAACTCTAACTTTTTTTTAAGATAAACAAGACCTACAAAATATTTTTTCGTTTTTATACATATTTAACAATCAAATATTAAGTCATGTGATAAATCAATAAAAACATGAGTTATTTATTAATTTATTATTAAAATATAGTGAATTTTAAGGTTTAAATATTCTATGTTTGAATATAATTTTGAGAAATATTACTATTTCAGAATCATTATTATTAACTAATTTTAACAGATAAGTTGTAATCAGAATTATCATTGATATAAATATGCTTATAAAATAAAAACAATGATAATCAAGACCATATCCATTTAATCAATTTTAAAGCATTTTATGTACGAATTATTTATTTTTATAAATAAAAAAGAGACTCATATAGAGTCTCTTTTTTTTAAATATCATTGTAAGGATATCGTTATTCTATTGTAATATTATCAACTAATAAGTTGTAATTCGCATTATTTCCTACACGGAAAGCGATGAAATTACCATTAATGTTAGACGTATTAATATCAGTTAATCCTTCTAAATCTAATTGAACAACCTTCCATTCACCGTTTGTATTAATTGTTCCAGTATAACTGTTGTTACCTCCATTATTTTCAGTAACTAATTTATTATCTGTTAAAGAACCTACATTGAAAGAATAGTTAGTTCCATCATTTTTATATAAATAGATGTTTAACGATTTTGCAGCTGTACCTTTTACCCAGAAGTGTAATTTTGTTGGATTAGCTGGTAAATCTGTAACTGTTGGACGAGTTGTGAATACAAATCCATTTGCAGATCTTTGACCATCAATTAATAAAGCTCCAGATCCATTGATACCTTGTCCTGCTGCTTCTTTTACCATCGGATCATACGCAAAGTTATTTGCACTTGCTAAGAAATCAGCCCAGTTGTTAAAGTCTGCACCTAAGAATGGGAATTTCGCTGCTGATGTTGGTAATTCTGCTTGACCTGGCTCGAAACGGTCTTGATCAAATTTAACATCGTTTAAATCACGAATATATAATTGGTAACTTGAGTTATAGATAGATACTACTACTGTAATTTCTCCTGATTTAGTAGGTAAATTTTCACCAGCAAATGTTGCATATCCACTGTTACGTAAATCAACAACTTTACCTTTTCTATCGATTAATTGACGGTTTACAGTTGTTAAACCTACTGCATCACCATAAGTTACATCTTCAGTTGGATTTGCAAACTGAACGTTTTTAATCGTAACTAATGTATTAATGTTCTCTGGTTTTAAAGCTTCCGCGATTGTATTTACAACTTTTGGAGCTAAAGGCTCAACTGATTCACAAGTTTTCTTAACGTTTGTTGTAGCTAATGCAGATGGCATACGACCAACTCGTGTTTCATCATTTTGTACATAAGTTGTACCTAATTTAATCACACCTCTATCGTAACCTGCAACTAATCCTTTTAATTCAATTTGAATTTTTGAACCAATTGGATATTGTGTATATAAAGAATTTGCATCAATCTCTATCTGAATTCCATTTGTTGTAGGATTTGTTGGATGATCTTGTATAGAAATAGTTTTAAAGAAATTTCCTGTTTCGTCACTTGAAATTACATATCCTTCAATAACTGCATTTTCAAGATAAGGTCTTAAATTATTTGGCTCTGTAGAAGATTGTACATCTTCAATTAACTGAGGAATTGACATTGTAGTTGTTAAACCTGTACAATCCATTGGAGGAATCGAATATTCGTCATCCTGAACACAAGATTGTGTAAAAAATAGTCCACCTGTTAAGGCAAGAACTAATGATATTTTATTGAATTTATTCATTTTTATATTTTTTTAATCGTAAATAATACCTAATTAGAATCTTAAATAAACATTAAAGAAAAATGTTCTTCCTGCTCCGTAGAACATTCTAGGTCCAAATAATGTTTGTTGATGTTGATTAACCGCATTATCATAGTTACCTAAACGTAATTGCTCAAATCCACCTGTAACATAATTTTTGTTGTCTAACAAGTTGTTAACAGTTAAACTTGTACCTAAATAATACTGTCCAAAACGGAAAGTTTTACCAACATTAAGATTTAACATAAATTCATCAGATACACGTTCTTGTTTAAGTACTTCTCTTAAAGACTCTTCTGTAACTGTATTTTGTGTATTCGTAATAAAGTTCGTAGTTCTACGGTATGGCGCTACATCTAAGTAGTTATTTGTTAAATAATTACCAGAAACACCAACCCACCAAAATTTTGGATCACGATATTCAACACCTAAAGAGTAACCTGATTGAGGTCCTGATTGTAATTTATAATCTTTTAAATAAGCTGTACCATAGTTTTTGAAAGCTTCGCCTCCATCAACCATGAAATCATCAGAGAATAAGTAATAATTTGGATTGTTTGTGTAAGTGTATTGACCAACAGCTGCAGCTCCAGTCACTTTAATTGTTGGAGTAATTTGTGCTTCTATCGCAACCTCACCTCCAACGTATTGCTTATCTACACCAGTCATTATCTCAGCAACGAAATATTGCCCTTCACCACCATCAATGTATCCGAAACCTTTTTCAATTTCGTCTTCAATTTTTGTATAGTAACCTGTTGCTCTAGCTTTTACACGTGGCCCACGGTAAACGTAAGATAAATCAGTAGCTAAAATTTTAGCGTTAACAATTCCTTCTTCAACAGTAATATCGTGCAAACGTGCATTTGGGAAAACCTCATCAGCTGTAGGAGCTTCCGTAGAATATTGTCCGTTTAAAGAAATAAAGTTACGTCCATCTAATTTGAATAAGAAGTTTGATTTAACACCGAAGTTTAAGAAATCATAAGTTTTAGATTTCCCGAAAGAATTCTCACGATATAAACCGTTTAAGAATTTACCATCACGATAAAAATCTGTATAAGAAGTTTTCATACCAACTGTTAAGTCTAAGAAACTTCCTTTAATCTTTGATTGGAAATATAAATCAGCATAATTACGATTAATTTCGTAGTTATATTCGTGTCGATCACCAACTCTAGCTACGTAATCTTTATTATTTTCATCAAAATAATAATTATTGAAATCATCGTAGTTTAAAACGTAGTTACCTCCTAATAAATCTTCAACTTCACGGAATAATTCAGATTTTACATTTTGATACGTTGCAGCAACAACAATATCAATATTATCTGTTAATTCAGTTTTAAAGTTTGTGTAGAAAGAAGCTGTTTTATCTTCGTTTACATCATTTGTTAAGTAGTAAACAGAATGTTTATTAACATTTAAGTTTGCTTGATATAAACTATTCCAATTTAATTGAGAAGCCGAACCATTTAACCAGTTTTCTCTTTGTCTTTCAAATCCTTCTTGATCTTCGTTAAACAAATACCAACTAGGTAAATTACGGTAATAGTTTGGTGTTGCATTTGGTGCATTGTACCAATCTAAACGAGATCCTTGTTCGCGACCTGTTTGGTAAGAAACTGTAGTTAATAATTTCGATTTCTCGTTAATATTCCAATGGTGAGATAATTGGTAAACTGGCTCGTAAGTTTCTCTTACACGCTCATTACGTTTTTCACCATCTTGCCAACCCCAGAAAGAGTTGTAGTAAATCCCTTTCATATCCACCATTTCTTGCGTATTTGCAGATCCAGTAGAACGACGGTTAGGAGCACCGAAAGTAGTAAAATTTAATGTATGATTTTTATTAATTCTTTTTTCAACACCTAAGAAATATCCCCAAGAATCATGAAAAGTTCCTTCCACTAATCCTTCTTCAGCCCAACGACGAGAACCAGAGAACATAACTGCCCATCCGTTGTCCATTAATCCAGTGTTATAAGTTGCCATAACACGGTTTCTGTACGATCTGTTCGTTGCAGAATAAGATAAACTTACACCTTTTCTCATGGTAGAAGGACGAGTATCGAAGTTTGTAACTCCACCAATATCACCAAATGTATAAGTAGATGGTTCTAAAGCATAAGTTAATTCGTCTGGTCTTCTTGTTACATCATTAAGACCTCCCCAGTTGTTAAAAGTAGCACGACCATTATCAATTTTGTTCATACGAACACCATTAAAATGAACATCGTTATACTTATTGTCATATCCTCTTGGTCTAAACCAGTACGATCCTAATTCGAATGCTGCTACACGAGCGAAAACATCTCTAGAAGATTGTAATAATCCAGCACTTGAAGAAGTTGAAGATTCATCTGATGATAATTCATCATCGTTTAATGTGATTAAACCTACATCAACATTATTTGGGTTGTATGATAATAAAATTTCACCCAATTCAATTTCTTTTTGCCCTGCTACAGAAATTGTTTGCTCATAAGGATCAAATCCAACACCAAAAACTTGTAATTTATAAGTACCATCTGGCACATCTACAAATTGGAAGTATCCGATTCGGTCGGTTAGTACAGCATCATTAGACATACCGTCTAATCTTACCGTAAGATTGTAAACCTCTTCTCCAGTTGCAGAATTTTTTGCAGTACCCGTGATTTTAGTCTGAGCCTGCGCAACTCCAACGACTGCTGCGAAGAGAGAAATACTTAACAATAATTTATTCATTCAAAAGAATTTTTATTTATAAATTAGCCCTTTAAAAAAAGGACAACAAATTTAATAAAATCATAATTAATAATATATGTTCAAATTTAAGAAATCTTTAAGTTTTTTTCTATTAACTTTCTTATTTTTAACAGTAAACACTTCTGCGCAAACTAAATACGCTAGTGCAGCTGTTGGTTTTTACAATGTTGAAAATATTTTTGACACAATAGAATCTGCTGGTTATATAGATGGAACGTTAAAATTTAACGATCCAAACTATCATAAGTCAATTCCTGTTTCTGATATTTCTAAATACGATACCGTATCTTTTAAACAACAGTACACTTTTGAAAACATTGAAGGGAAAAAAATTATTCGTCCGTTAATTTTACAAGATGAATTTTTACCGAATGGAAAAAAAGTTTGGGGAAAAGAAAGATACACACAAAAAATTAATAACATTTCTTCTGTTATTGCAGATTTAGGTAAAGATGTAACTGGTAATGCTCCTGTAATTGTAGGTTTATCTGAAATTGAAAATCGTGAAGTTGTTATTGACATTACGAATTCTCCTGCATTAAAAAAATACAACTACGGTGTTGTACATTTTAATTCATTTGATGCTCGTGGAGTTGATGTTGCATTAATTTATCAGAAAGGTAGATTTGTTGTAACAGAAGCGGCTCCTCATCCTGTTTTCATTTTTGATAATGACGGAAAAAGAAAATACACACGTGATGTTTTACAAGTTACAGGTTTATTAGATGGTGAAGAAATTACTTTCTTAGTTAATCACTGGCCATCACGTAGTGGAGGTGAAAAAGTTTCAAGACCAAGCCGTATTGAAGCTGCTAAAGTTGCTAAAAATGTTATTGACGTTTTAAAAGCTAAAAACAAAGATGCAAAAGTAATTTTAATGGGTGATTTAAATGATGATCCTGTTGATCCAAGTGTGAAGGAGGTATTTAATCCAGCAGGTGATATCAATAATGTTCAGAAAGATGGGTATTACAATCCAATGATTCCATTATTTAAAAAAGGAATTGGAACGTTAGCTTACCGTGATTCTTGGAATTTATTTGATCAAATTATCACAACTGCTTCTTTAACTACAAAAGATAAAGATTATTCTACTTATAAAGTTTTTAAAACAGAAATCTACAACAAAGATTACTTAGTATCTAAAGAAGGTCAGTATAAAGGTTATCCAAACAGAATGTGGAGCGGCGATACTTACCGTGCAAATGGATACTCTGACCACTTCCCTGTATATACTATATTATTAAAATCAATAAAATAAATGAACGCATTAGATTTAAAACTTCAAGAAAAAAAGAAAAATCTAATCACGATATATACAACAGCGGGGTATCCAAATCTTTTGGATACCCCTGTTATTTTAAAACAATTACAAAATAACAAAGTTGATATTATCGAGGTTGGTATCCCCTATTCAGATCCGTTAGCCGATGGTCCAACTATCCAAGCGACAAGTGAAAAAGCTTTAGCAAACGGGATGAAATTAAATATACTTTTTGAGCAATTAAAAAGTGTGAAAGACGAAATTCATACACCAATAGTTTTAATGGGTTATTACAACCAATTATTAAAATATGGAGCAGAAGAGTTTTTAAAACAATGTAAGGATGCTGGTGTTTCTGGTTTAATTTTACCTGATATGCCTTTCCAAATTTATTTAGACCAACACAAGGAGCTATTTGAAAAATATGAACAACGTGTAGTATTCTTAATAACTCCACAAACTCCGGCAGATCGTATAAAAGAAATTAATGATGCGACAACAGGCTTCATTTATGTAGTTTCAAATTCTGCTACAACGGGTGCAACTGAAGCTAATTATAATGAAGATTTCTTAGCTCGATTAAAAGACTTAGGATTAACTAAACCTTATCAAATCGGATTTGGTATTTCTACGAAACAAGATGTAGAGAAAGCTTGGAAATATTCTAACGGAGCAATTATCGGAAGTGCTTTTTTAAGAACAATTTCAGAAACAGATAATATAACAGAATCGGTTGATTCATTTATCAA containing:
- the trpA gene encoding tryptophan synthase subunit alpha, with the translated sequence MNALDLKLQEKKKNLITIYTTAGYPNLLDTPVILKQLQNNKVDIIEVGIPYSDPLADGPTIQATSEKALANGMKLNILFEQLKSVKDEIHTPIVLMGYYNQLLKYGAEEFLKQCKDAGVSGLILPDMPFQIYLDQHKELFEKYEQRVVFLITPQTPADRIKEINDATTGFIYVVSNSATTGATEANYNEDFLARLKDLGLTKPYQIGFGISTKQDVEKAWKYSNGAIIGSAFLRTISETDNITESVDSFINSIK
- a CDS encoding RagB/SusD family nutrient uptake outer membrane protein codes for the protein MKKYILTILSAALFVSCSDDFLDKDAQGTVSADQLSDVIKNFPEKALTIVEGAESGNNKYLIQFNTNGAAAHDDFGYMSVKLGLDHMTNDFVATASHWFNSYYMYVARQESNSRNLMVWKYNYKVIYNMNNVLSLIPADANDESVLQIKGRALAMRAQAYLDLIRLYGNGDLGIPYYSQELYDTNRVPTNVVYQNIENDLLEAYELLQNYTPANKQMISKNVVAGFLSRLYLTTGNNAAAAQYANAARQGYAPMNEAQLKDGFDDISNPEWMWGGDIDGSTSTSYASFFSNIGNLNDGYAGLLQVYKGIDKRFYDALPSTDIRKNNWFVTEGNSYGLPAYANIKFVDATFFVGDYVFMRAAEMYFNEAEALALSGNEAQAKQVLFEIMSTRDTAYQLSSNSGQALLDEIRLNKRVEMWGEGTTFFDMKRWNEGLDRTYTGSNHGSHGLLNYPAGSTKFTFQIPISEINTNPNIVQNPL
- a CDS encoding SusC/RagA family TonB-linked outer membrane protein, with product MRRTLTSLSFVAFLGLGGLAMAQVTGVVNDANNFPEMDAEVVVKGTDKVAYTDENGKFDIDAKIGDVLIINGKEFTVTSNNLGVVKYAEEDVTLQEVIVTAYGTQTKESLTGSVGEVKSEELAKVTSGNVVQGMTGKIAGVQIVSNNGLPGTAPNVRFRGIGSINGSSAPLYVVDGVPFNGDVSGINNQDIESISFLKDASAAALYGNRGANGVIIITTKKGVKGKTRYTLDLKSGVAMRGVPEYNISKNAAGYYEDYHRMLKNTSIHNGSSEADAHTFASNNLITGSNGLAYNVTNVANNAIIGADGKFNSNASILYQEDWADFMFKDGGFYTNTYFSANGATDDTSYFFSVGYEKNDTYMVNSTFEKFTGRLKVDNKIGDRIKVGGNLAYTLLLRNMPDGFDGGTSYSNPFQWTRNIAPIYPLYAYDAQGNAVYTSNGDRAYDDGTGVYSPFVRPYGGMQNPYATALYDVKKSRVNQVFANTYATFNILEGLDFTYSVTGEFANNDWKSLDTSLYGDAVGVNGRVYNSMQNTYSITQQQLLTYKKRINDHNFDVLLGHETMDRQVDFLEAHSTNGLLVDSPYLNHYALLRDATGNGTPYATEGFFARFNYDYGNKYYINANVRRDGSSRFHPDNRWGNFFGVGAAWRVSQEAFLKNSKVINELKLKASYGEQGNDNLGYNFPYKDLYTIVQTTNAGETAISYNQTFKGNKDITWETNANLNAGIELALFNSRVTVDAEYFLRKSQDMLYMRPLNVSEGFSSYPENIGDMENRGFEVTVNADVIRTKDFRLGVFANVTTLTNEITKLPENNVVSGSYLLREGESMYSWYLREYAGVNQETGAAQFYKVDATTGEKTITENHAEATLQFIGKNAVAKVYGGFGLNMDYKGLDFGVNFAYQAGGWGYDSQYMTLFDGGRGETFHNDYANTWTSENRNAALPVVIADNAKQYYSTSTLGLIKSDYISLQNISLGYTFKKGLVDNLGLTALRVYALADNVWVWSKRKGYDPRMSYTGISDTTYSPIRTISAGVNFAF
- a CDS encoding endonuclease/exonuclease/phosphatase family protein translates to MFKFKKSLSFFLLTFLFLTVNTSAQTKYASAAVGFYNVENIFDTIESAGYIDGTLKFNDPNYHKSIPVSDISKYDTVSFKQQYTFENIEGKKIIRPLILQDEFLPNGKKVWGKERYTQKINNISSVIADLGKDVTGNAPVIVGLSEIENREVVIDITNSPALKKYNYGVVHFNSFDARGVDVALIYQKGRFVVTEAAPHPVFIFDNDGKRKYTRDVLQVTGLLDGEEITFLVNHWPSRSGGEKVSRPSRIEAAKVAKNVIDVLKAKNKDAKVILMGDLNDDPVDPSVKEVFNPAGDINNVQKDGYYNPMIPLFKKGIGTLAYRDSWNLFDQIITTASLTTKDKDYSTYKVFKTEIYNKDYLVSKEGQYKGYPNRMWSGDTYRANGYSDHFPVYTILLKSIK
- a CDS encoding DUF5689 domain-containing protein — its product is MNKFNKISLVLALTGGLFFTQSCVQDDEYSIPPMDCTGLTTTMSIPQLIEDVQSSTEPNNLRPYLENAVIEGYVISSDETGNFFKTISIQDHPTNPTTNGIQIEIDANSLYTQYPIGSKIQIELKGLVAGYDRGVIKLGTTYVQNDETRVGRMPSALATTNVKKTCESVEPLAPKVVNTIAEALKPENINTLVTIKNVQFANPTEDVTYGDAVGLTTVNRQLIDRKGKVVDLRNSGYATFAGENLPTKSGEITVVVSIYNSSYQLYIRDLNDVKFDQDRFEPGQAELPTSAAKFPFLGADFNNWADFLASANNFAYDPMVKEAAGQGINGSGALLIDGQRSANGFVFTTRPTVTDLPANPTKLHFWVKGTAAKSLNIYLYKNDGTNYSFNVGSLTDNKLVTENNGGNNSYTGTINTNGEWKVVQLDLEGLTDINTSNINGNFIAFRVGNNANYNLLVDNITIE
- a CDS encoding carboxypeptidase-like regulatory domain-containing protein, encoding MNKLLLSISLFAAVVGVAQAQTKITGTAKNSATGEEVYNLTVRLDGMSNDAVLTDRIGYFQFVDVPDGTYKLQVFGVGFDPYEQTISVAGQKEIELGEILLSYNPNNVDVGLITLNDDELSSDESSTSSSAGLLQSSRDVFARVAAFELGSYWFRPRGYDNKYNDVHFNGVRMNKIDNGRATFNNWGGLNDVTRRPDELTYALEPSTYTFGDIGGVTNFDTRPSTMRKGVSLSYSATNRSYRNRVMATYNTGLMDNGWAVMFSGSRRWAEEGLVEGTFHDSWGYFLGVEKRINKNHTLNFTTFGAPNRRSTGSANTQEMVDMKGIYYNSFWGWQDGEKRNERVRETYEPVYQLSHHWNINEKSKLLTTVSYQTGREQGSRLDWYNAPNATPNYYRNLPSWYLFNEDQEGFERQRENWLNGSASQLNWNSLYQANLNVNKHSVYYLTNDVNEDKTASFYTNFKTELTDNIDIVVAATYQNVKSELFREVEDLLGGNYVLNYDDFNNYYFDENNKDYVARVGDRHEYNYEINRNYADLYFQSKIKGSFLDLTVGMKTSYTDFYRDGKFLNGLYRENSFGKSKTYDFLNFGVKSNFLFKLDGRNFISLNGQYSTEAPTADEVFPNARLHDITVEEGIVNAKILATDLSYVYRGPRVKARATGYYTKIEDEIEKGFGYIDGGEGQYFVAEIMTGVDKQYVGGEVAIEAQITPTIKVTGAAAVGQYTYTNNPNYYLFSDDFMVDGGEAFKNYGTAYLKDYKLQSGPQSGYSLGVEYRDPKFWWVGVSGNYLTNNYLDVAPYRRTTNFITNTQNTVTEESLREVLKQERVSDEFMLNLNVGKTFRFGQYYLGTSLTVNNLLDNKNYVTGGFEQLRLGNYDNAVNQHQQTLFGPRMFYGAGRTFFFNVYLRF